One stretch of Corynebacterium callunae DSM 20147 DNA includes these proteins:
- the dnaN gene encoding DNA polymerase III subunit beta: MESQNVSFRVAREDLVTAVAWVARNLPTKPTQPVLRAMLITADDEGLELAGYDYEVSTRVRLSAEVSQPGRIAVAGKLLSEITGTLPNKPVDFRIDGSKVLVTCGSSRFELPSIPLDDYPSLPKLPESTGSINAKLFTEAVSQVAAAAGKDDSLPMLTGVNMEITGNSINLAATDRFRLALRTFEWDSKDPELNAKLLIPAKTLLENARSLDTGINDPIDIAVGTGEQVGREGLFGIHTDNRETTTRLLDADFPNIAPLLPKEHTAMASVEISPLVDAIRRVSLVADRNAQVILQFSEGQVILSAGGSDAGHAEETLPCAFVGKDLTIAFNPGYLKDGLSVVPTPRAVFGFTEPSRPAIMIPEPEEFPEADERGVFQTPETYFTYLLMPVRLPG; encoded by the coding sequence ATGGAGTCACAAAATGTGTCCTTCCGTGTGGCCAGGGAGGACCTGGTTACCGCGGTAGCCTGGGTTGCTCGAAACCTGCCCACCAAACCGACTCAGCCGGTATTGCGCGCCATGCTGATCACTGCCGATGATGAAGGCCTAGAACTTGCAGGCTACGACTACGAGGTTTCCACCCGTGTTCGTCTTTCAGCAGAGGTTTCCCAGCCTGGCCGCATCGCCGTAGCCGGTAAGCTGCTCTCCGAAATCACCGGAACCCTGCCCAATAAGCCAGTTGATTTCCGTATCGACGGCTCAAAGGTGCTGGTAACTTGTGGTTCCTCCCGCTTTGAGCTGCCATCAATCCCACTTGATGACTACCCTTCATTGCCAAAGCTTCCAGAATCCACCGGTTCCATCAATGCCAAGCTTTTCACCGAAGCTGTTTCCCAGGTTGCAGCTGCTGCCGGCAAGGATGACTCCCTGCCCATGCTCACCGGCGTGAACATGGAAATCACCGGAAATAGCATTAATTTGGCTGCTACCGACCGTTTCCGTTTGGCACTGCGCACCTTTGAATGGGATTCCAAGGATCCAGAGCTCAATGCGAAGCTGCTCATCCCGGCAAAAACTCTGCTGGAAAATGCACGTTCCCTCGACACCGGCATCAACGATCCCATCGACATTGCCGTTGGCACTGGCGAGCAGGTTGGCCGCGAAGGACTTTTTGGCATTCACACCGATAACCGGGAAACCACCACTCGTTTGCTCGACGCAGATTTCCCCAATATCGCACCTTTGTTGCCTAAAGAGCACACCGCAATGGCCTCGGTAGAGATTTCTCCGCTGGTTGATGCGATTCGACGCGTATCCCTCGTGGCAGACCGAAATGCCCAGGTCATCTTGCAATTTAGCGAGGGCCAGGTCATTTTGTCCGCAGGCGGCTCCGATGCCGGACACGCTGAAGAAACCCTGCCTTGCGCATTTGTGGGTAAGGATCTCACCATCGCCTTCAACCCGGGTTACCTCAAGGATGGACTTTCTGTAGTTCCAACTCCGCGGGCTGTTTTTGGTTTCACCGAGCCTTCTCGCCCGGCAATTATGATTCCGGAACCAGAAGAATTCCCTGAAGCAGATGAGCGTGGCGTTTTCCAAACTCCGGAAACCTACTTCACCTACCTGCTCATGCCAGTACGCCTACCAGGCTAA
- the recF gene encoding DNA replication/repair protein RecF (All proteins in this family for which functions are known are DNA-binding proteins that assist the filamentation of RecA onto DNA for the initiation of recombination or recombinational repair.): MYIRSLELRDYRSWPELKVDLEPGITMFIGRNGFGKTNIVEAIGYLAHLSSHRVSQDAPLVRANAANARISAIAVNQGRELAAHLLIKPHAANQGQLNRTKMKSPREILGVIKTVLFAPEDLALVRGEPAERRRYLDDIIATRQPRMGALKADYDKVLKQRNALLKTATIALRRGYGNEEGAAALSTLDTWDGQLAQLGAQVMAARFALLKELGPKIHEAYATIAPESRPAQVNYKTTIDHGLAQFEEFDAGIIEATLLTELAAKRQREIERGSSLVGPHRDDLELLLGDQPAKGFASHGETWSFALSLRIAEFNLLRSDGTDPILILDDVFSELDAGRREKLVSIAQDAEQVIITAAVGDDLPDNLKDVISAQHTVSVADTETGRISLLDAP; this comes from the coding sequence ATGTACATCCGTTCTTTGGAATTACGTGATTATCGCTCATGGCCAGAGCTCAAGGTTGATTTAGAACCTGGAATTACCATGTTCATCGGCCGTAATGGCTTTGGAAAAACAAATATCGTCGAGGCCATTGGCTATTTAGCGCATTTATCCTCCCACCGGGTATCCCAGGATGCTCCGCTGGTTAGGGCAAATGCTGCGAATGCCAGAATTTCTGCAATCGCAGTTAATCAGGGCAGAGAACTTGCGGCTCATTTGTTGATCAAACCCCACGCCGCCAACCAAGGGCAGCTAAATCGCACCAAAATGAAGTCCCCGCGGGAAATCCTCGGGGTCATCAAAACTGTGTTATTTGCTCCGGAAGATTTGGCATTGGTGCGCGGTGAACCAGCCGAGCGGCGCCGCTACCTAGATGACATTATCGCTACTCGCCAGCCGCGCATGGGAGCTCTTAAAGCTGATTACGACAAGGTGCTCAAACAAAGAAACGCCCTGCTCAAGACGGCTACCATTGCGCTGCGTCGCGGTTATGGCAATGAGGAAGGCGCAGCAGCGCTTAGCACTTTGGACACCTGGGATGGACAGTTGGCACAGCTGGGCGCTCAGGTGATGGCGGCGCGTTTTGCGCTGCTCAAGGAGTTGGGCCCTAAAATTCACGAGGCCTATGCCACGATCGCGCCGGAATCCCGCCCGGCGCAGGTGAATTACAAAACCACCATCGATCACGGCCTTGCTCAATTCGAGGAATTTGATGCTGGCATTATCGAGGCAACCCTGCTGACAGAGCTTGCCGCCAAGCGCCAGCGCGAGATCGAAAGAGGATCAAGCCTAGTCGGCCCGCACCGCGATGACCTGGAGTTATTGTTGGGTGATCAGCCTGCCAAGGGCTTTGCCAGCCACGGCGAGACCTGGTCTTTTGCGCTTTCTTTAAGAATCGCGGAGTTCAATTTGTTGCGCTCTGATGGCACCGATCCGATCCTCATCCTCGACGATGTTTTTTCAGAACTTGACGCTGGCCGCCGCGAAAAATTGGTGTCCATCGCCCAAGATGCTGAACAAGTAATCATCACCGCCGCCGTTGGCGATGACCTCCCTGACAACCTCAAGGATGTGATTTCCGCGCAGCACACAGTCTCCGTCGCCGACACCGAAACCGGCCGAATCTCCCTGCTGGACGCGCCATGA
- a CDS encoding alpha/beta fold hydrolase has product MKSIEPTTTSHVPMPDGSTTPVQIWAAADPQATLVMVWPGFGMGGYYYRPLASLLLKAGFNVAIGELRGQGQSTAKATKKNQWGYHDLAAIDFPLQIAAAKQALGLKADHPMRFLAHSMGGQISCLFAGRPEAKTYNLQSIFGVGSGSPFFKAFGPKERRRLGAGAVLLGGVGGHVLGFWPGKIFGKDIVGYGRQSGTHMKEWQHFNRKNSLENLTGQDLNYVQEMKKVSIPLTLCRSANDEECPEASIDALASFLPTAPLCKLIVPGELGHNRWAREPAATVELFKQA; this is encoded by the coding sequence GTGAAATCAATTGAACCAACCACAACTTCTCATGTGCCAATGCCTGATGGATCAACCACTCCGGTGCAGATCTGGGCTGCCGCAGATCCACAGGCAACACTTGTAATGGTGTGGCCTGGGTTTGGAATGGGCGGATACTATTATCGACCACTTGCATCTTTGCTGCTAAAAGCAGGTTTTAACGTAGCAATCGGAGAGTTAAGAGGTCAAGGGCAAAGCACAGCAAAGGCCACTAAGAAAAATCAGTGGGGCTATCATGACCTGGCTGCCATTGATTTTCCATTACAGATTGCCGCAGCTAAACAGGCTTTGGGTCTAAAAGCGGATCATCCCATGAGGTTTCTTGCACATTCGATGGGTGGGCAGATTTCTTGTCTTTTTGCAGGCCGTCCCGAGGCGAAAACTTATAATCTGCAAAGCATTTTTGGTGTTGGTTCAGGTTCACCGTTTTTTAAGGCTTTTGGCCCTAAAGAACGTAGAAGGCTGGGTGCTGGCGCTGTCTTATTAGGTGGTGTCGGCGGGCATGTTTTGGGATTTTGGCCCGGAAAGATCTTCGGCAAGGACATTGTGGGTTATGGCAGGCAGTCTGGCACCCATATGAAAGAGTGGCAGCACTTTAATCGCAAGAATTCCCTCGAGAATCTCACTGGCCAAGATCTCAACTATGTTCAGGAAATGAAAAAAGTCAGCATACCGCTGACTTTGTGTAGAAGTGCCAATGATGAGGAATGTCCTGAGGCTTCTATTGATGCATTGGCAAGCTTTTTGCCCACCGCGCCCCTGTGCAAATTGATTGTGCCAGGGGAGCTGGGACATAATCGCTGGGCTCGAGAGCCAGCGGCGACGGTGGAGCTATTTAAGCAGGCTTAA
- a CDS encoding DciA family protein codes for MTDPIDQAFERIRQEAKKRNGKVPDLHQKDAFRRTPARRSQQGSVEKHKKGRPTGLDGRYKRYERSAESLGSILNKEIQNRGWAKEIAGGWVTTNWEELVGPKIAQHTKVEMIKDKKLFITCDSTAWATNLRLMQKQILQVIAQKVGPNIIVELRIYGPQAPSWRKGPLHVKGRGPRDTYG; via the coding sequence ATGACCGACCCCATCGATCAGGCTTTTGAACGCATCCGCCAAGAAGCCAAAAAGCGCAACGGCAAGGTGCCTGACCTGCACCAAAAGGATGCTTTTCGACGAACCCCTGCGCGCCGTAGCCAACAAGGTAGCGTCGAAAAGCACAAAAAGGGCCGGCCCACCGGCCTTGACGGCCGCTACAAGCGTTATGAACGCAGCGCTGAGTCTTTGGGATCCATTCTTAACAAGGAAATTCAGAACCGGGGCTGGGCGAAGGAGATCGCGGGTGGCTGGGTCACAACAAATTGGGAAGAGCTGGTGGGGCCGAAGATTGCGCAGCATACCAAGGTGGAAATGATCAAGGATAAGAAGCTTTTTATCACTTGTGATTCCACCGCGTGGGCCACCAATTTACGCCTGATGCAGAAGCAGATTCTGCAGGTCATCGCCCAAAAGGTGGGTCCAAATATTATTGTGGAGCTGCGTATTTATGGCCCTCAAGCACCCAGTTGGCGTAAAGGTCCTTTGCACGTTAAAGGACGCGGTCCGCGCGACACTTATGGTTAA
- the gyrB gene encoding DNA topoisomerase (ATP-hydrolyzing) subunit B, giving the protein MANTEHNYDASSITILEGLEAVRKRPGMYIGSTGPRGLHHLIWEVVDNSVDEAMAGYATKVDVTLLEDGGVQVIDDGRGIPVDMHPSGAPTVQVVMTQLHAGGKFDSDSYAVSGGLHGVGISVVNALSTRVEADIKLHGKHWYQNFTNSVPDELIEGGNARGTGTTIRFWPDAEIFETTEFDFETISRRLQEMAFLNKGLTITLTDSRATDQELELEALAEQGETAPELSLDELDNETELVEEAGDAPKKPKKREKKKVFHYPNGLGDYVNYLNRSKTVIHPSIVAFEAKGEDHEVEIAMQWNSSYKESVHTFANTINTHEGGTHEEGFRSALTSLMNRYAREHKLLKEKEANLTGDDCREGLSAIISVRVGDPQFEGQTKTKLGNTEIKSFVQRMTNEHVGHWLEANPAEAKVIINKAVGSAQARMAARKARDLVRRKSATDLGGLPGKLADCRSKDPEKSELYIVEGDSAGGSAKSGRDSMFQAILPLRGKILNVEKARLDKVLKNAEVQAIITALGTGIHDEFDINKLRYHKIVLMADADVDGQHIATLLLTLLFRFMPELVAQGHVYLAQPPLYKLKWQRGEPGFAYSDDERDEQLAEGLAAGRKINKDDGIQRYKGLGEMNPNELWETTMDPTVRILRRVDLNDAQRADELFSILMGDDVVARRSFITRNAKDVRFLDV; this is encoded by the coding sequence GTGGCAAACACTGAACACAATTATGACGCTTCATCGATCACCATCCTTGAAGGTCTTGAGGCGGTACGTAAACGCCCGGGCATGTATATCGGTTCCACTGGACCGCGCGGCCTGCACCACCTAATTTGGGAGGTCGTTGATAACTCGGTGGATGAGGCCATGGCTGGTTATGCCACCAAGGTCGATGTCACCCTGCTCGAAGACGGTGGCGTCCAAGTCATCGATGACGGCCGTGGCATCCCCGTCGATATGCACCCATCAGGTGCACCAACGGTGCAGGTCGTGATGACCCAGCTGCACGCCGGCGGTAAGTTTGACTCCGATTCCTATGCGGTTTCCGGTGGTCTACACGGCGTTGGTATTTCCGTGGTTAACGCCCTTTCCACCCGTGTTGAGGCTGATATTAAGCTGCACGGCAAGCACTGGTACCAAAATTTCACCAACTCTGTTCCCGATGAACTCATCGAAGGCGGAAACGCCCGCGGAACCGGTACCACCATCCGTTTTTGGCCGGATGCAGAAATTTTTGAGACCACCGAGTTTGACTTTGAGACAATTTCTCGACGTCTCCAGGAGATGGCATTCCTTAACAAGGGCCTGACCATCACCTTGACCGATAGCCGCGCTACCGATCAAGAACTCGAATTGGAAGCATTGGCAGAGCAGGGCGAAACTGCCCCTGAGCTGTCCCTGGATGAACTCGACAATGAAACCGAACTTGTCGAAGAAGCCGGCGATGCGCCAAAGAAGCCTAAAAAGCGCGAGAAGAAAAAAGTCTTCCACTACCCAAACGGTCTTGGGGATTATGTTAACTACCTCAACCGCAGCAAGACTGTCATTCACCCATCTATCGTGGCTTTTGAAGCCAAGGGTGAAGACCATGAGGTAGAGATTGCTATGCAGTGGAATTCCTCCTACAAGGAATCTGTACATACCTTCGCCAACACCATCAACACCCATGAAGGTGGCACTCACGAGGAAGGTTTCCGCTCTGCGCTAACCTCCCTCATGAACCGCTATGCCCGCGAGCACAAGCTGCTCAAGGAAAAGGAAGCAAACCTCACCGGCGACGACTGCCGTGAAGGTCTTTCCGCCATCATCTCGGTGCGTGTTGGTGATCCTCAGTTTGAGGGTCAGACCAAGACCAAGCTGGGCAACACCGAAATCAAGTCCTTCGTGCAGCGTATGACCAATGAACACGTGGGACACTGGTTGGAAGCTAACCCTGCTGAAGCCAAGGTCATTATCAACAAGGCCGTTGGATCTGCGCAGGCTCGCATGGCTGCCCGTAAGGCCCGTGACCTGGTGCGACGCAAGTCTGCAACCGATCTTGGTGGTCTTCCTGGCAAGCTTGCCGATTGCCGTTCCAAGGATCCTGAGAAGTCCGAACTCTACATCGTGGAGGGCGACTCCGCAGGTGGCTCCGCAAAGTCCGGCCGTGACTCCATGTTCCAGGCCATCTTGCCGCTGCGCGGAAAGATCCTCAACGTGGAAAAAGCACGCCTTGACAAGGTGCTAAAGAATGCCGAAGTTCAGGCCATTATCACCGCGCTTGGCACCGGTATTCACGATGAGTTTGATATCAACAAGCTGCGCTATCACAAGATTGTGTTGATGGCCGACGCCGACGTTGACGGTCAGCACATTGCAACCTTGCTGCTTACTTTGCTCTTCCGCTTTATGCCAGAACTTGTTGCACAAGGCCACGTCTACTTGGCACAGCCACCGCTGTACAAGCTGAAGTGGCAGCGTGGCGAGCCAGGCTTCGCCTACTCCGATGATGAGCGCGATGAGCAGCTCGCTGAAGGTCTGGCCGCTGGTCGTAAGATCAACAAGGATGACGGCATCCAGCGTTACAAGGGTCTCGGCGAGATGAACCCGAATGAGCTATGGGAAACCACCATGGACCCAACCGTGCGTATCCTGCGTCGTGTTGATCTTAATGACGCACAGCGTGCCGATGAGCTCTTCTCCATCCTTATGGGTGACGATGTTGTGGCCCGCCGCAGCTTCATTACTCGTAATGCTAAGGATGTTCGCTTCCTGGACGTCTAA
- a CDS encoding YczE/YyaS/YitT family protein, translated as MSPTDSAAPEPQKKPLDPAQRFNLPTRWAMFFIGIYIMSFAIAMTVHVGLGTTTISAIPAVWSFISPLSVGTTTILFNVILIIGQMIVLRKDFKMNMFIQLLWAFVFGFLCDLNLLVTGWAETDNYILAWVWVISATLLMSIGVFIQVLPNITYIAGEGFVYALVRKFPSMQFGSMKQIVDWTLVIIAGIISLIAMGELVGVREGTIFAAFFIGFFVKQWRKLCLRSIGY; from the coding sequence GTGTCTCCTACCGATTCAGCTGCGCCGGAACCACAAAAGAAGCCCCTCGATCCGGCGCAGCGTTTTAACCTGCCGACTCGCTGGGCCATGTTTTTTATTGGCATTTACATCATGTCTTTTGCCATTGCCATGACCGTGCACGTGGGTTTGGGCACCACCACCATTTCCGCAATCCCCGCGGTGTGGTCGTTTATTAGCCCGCTCTCGGTTGGCACCACGACGATCCTCTTTAATGTCATTTTGATCATCGGCCAGATGATTGTGCTGCGCAAAGATTTCAAGATGAACATGTTCATCCAACTTCTTTGGGCATTTGTCTTCGGATTTCTTTGTGATCTCAACCTGTTAGTAACCGGCTGGGCGGAAACCGATAATTACATCTTGGCCTGGGTGTGGGTTATCAGCGCCACCTTATTGATGTCCATTGGTGTGTTTATCCAGGTGCTTCCAAATATCACCTATATCGCCGGCGAAGGTTTTGTTTATGCGCTGGTACGGAAGTTCCCCTCCATGCAATTTGGCTCTATGAAACAAATTGTGGACTGGACCTTGGTAATCATCGCCGGCATCATCTCATTGATTGCAATGGGAGAGCTAGTGGGAGTTCGCGAAGGCACAATCTTTGCCGCCTTCTTCATCGGATTTTTTGTTAAACAATGGCGCAAGCTCTGCCTGCGCTCAATCGGCTATTAA